The following are encoded in a window of Thermodesulfobacterium geofontis OPF15 genomic DNA:
- a CDS encoding histidine triad nucleotide-binding protein, translated as MSCIFCKIVNKEIASNIVYEDEKVVAFHDINPQAPYHILVVPKKHISTLLEVTEEDKELIGHIYLVINKIAKDIGFDERGYRVVVNCKEEAGQTIFHLHFHVLAGRTMGWPPG; from the coding sequence ATGAGCTGTATATTCTGTAAAATTGTTAATAAAGAAATTGCTTCTAACATTGTTTATGAAGATGAAAAAGTAGTTGCTTTTCATGATATTAATCCTCAAGCACCCTATCATATATTGGTTGTTCCTAAAAAACATATTTCTACACTTTTAGAAGTAACAGAGGAAGATAAAGAGCTTATAGGGCATATTTATTTAGTGATAAATAAAATTGCTAAAGACATTGGTTTTGATGAAAGAGGATATAGAGTAGTTGTTAATTGTAAGGAAGAAGCTGGTCAGACCATATTTCATCTTCATTTCCATGTCTTAGCAGGAAGAACGATGGGTTGGCCTCCAGGTTAA
- a CDS encoding bifunctional nuclease family protein, with amino-acid sequence MKIKMVIHGIAMDPLSNSPVMLLKEVDGDRILPIWIGVLEATSIAAKLENIQFPRPLTHDLMKNIFDFLGVKIPKIEIVDLRENTYYAIITLNIEGKTYDIDARPSDAVALALRTGAEIFVNEEVLQKSQLYTETPSTEKEGELVVTTEEEKEKLKEILENLDPKLFKYKM; translated from the coding sequence ATGAAAATAAAAATGGTTATACATGGAATAGCGATGGATCCTCTATCAAATAGTCCGGTTATGCTTCTAAAAGAAGTTGACGGAGATAGAATTCTTCCTATTTGGATAGGAGTTTTAGAGGCAACTTCTATTGCTGCAAAACTTGAAAATATTCAATTTCCAAGACCTTTAACTCATGATTTAATGAAAAACATTTTTGATTTTTTAGGTGTAAAGATTCCAAAAATAGAAATCGTAGATCTTAGGGAAAATACTTACTATGCTATTATCACTCTTAATATTGAAGGAAAAACTTATGATATTGATGCAAGACCAAGCGATGCAGTTGCTCTTGCCTTAAGAACAGGAGCTGAAATATTTGTAAATGAAGAGGTATTACAAAAAAGTCAACTCTATACTGAAACTCCTTCAACTGAAAAAGAAGGAGAATTGGTTGTTACTACTGAAGAAGAAAAAGAGAAACTTAAAGAAATTTTGGAAAATCTTGATCCTAAGCTTTTCAAATACAAAATGTAA
- a CDS encoding FeoA family protein, which translates to MPKLSESKIGQKVKVLSVEGPPLVKQRLKEMGITPGVELQIVRVAPLADPVDVVVRGYHLSIRKKEAELIEVEVLS; encoded by the coding sequence ATGCCAAAACTTTCAGAATCAAAAATTGGACAAAAAGTAAAAGTACTTTCTGTAGAAGGTCCACCTTTGGTAAAACAGCGCTTAAAAGAAATGGGGATAACTCCTGGAGTTGAACTTCAGATTGTTAGGGTTGCTCCTCTTGCAGACCCTGTTGACGTAGTAGTTAGAGGGTATCATCTATCCATAAGAAAAAAAGAAGCAGAATTAATTGAAGTGGAGGTGTTATCATGA
- a CDS encoding DUF2325 domain-containing protein: protein MTVVVLGGHDRFKNQLEQYSKKIGVKLKFINKWCPYAFHTLNSADYIIVITGCVSHELVNLAKIIDKTKCIFCHKKGLCEIKKIIDEIKNSNKISIPIENEMQNKLQEGRCLERETK, encoded by the coding sequence ATGACTGTTGTAGTTTTAGGAGGACATGACCGATTTAAAAACCAATTAGAACAATACTCTAAAAAGATTGGTGTTAAACTTAAATTTATCAATAAGTGGTGCCCTTATGCATTTCATACTCTCAATTCAGCAGATTATATAATTGTAATCACTGGTTGTGTGTCCCATGAGCTTGTTAATTTAGCAAAAATAATTGATAAAACAAAATGCATCTTTTGCCATAAAAAAGGTCTCTGTGAAATAAAAAAGATTATTGACGAAATTAAAAATTCAAATAAAATTTCAATTCCAATTGAAAATGAAATGCAAAACAAATTACAGGAGGGAAGATGTCTGGAAAGAGAAACGAAATAG
- a CDS encoding GGDEF domain-containing protein, with the protein MSIRKCGKFPLYPLSEIPLEEPVEVICISDFDLSLRLKSIGIQEGTILEVIHQDLSGERMVVKIDESRIALERGILKQILVRPLKSSYEILRDFARFDQLTGLLTRQFAENLLKRELTNPPYCFVLADIDNFKKINDTFGHQAGDQVLKEIAQIIKNCLRKTDFAIRWGGEEFVLFFKNTTIDLGKLITERIRRKIFDHIIYWQDQGLRVTLSFGVCGAPPIRPLEKLIEITDKALYQAKRLGKNLVFSCKE; encoded by the coding sequence ATGAGCATTCGAAAATGTGGTAAATTTCCCCTTTACCCTTTATCTGAAATTCCTTTAGAAGAGCCGGTTGAGGTGATTTGTATTTCCGATTTTGATCTAAGCTTGAGACTAAAAAGTATTGGAATCCAAGAGGGAACTATTTTAGAGGTCATTCATCAAGATCTCTCAGGAGAGCGTATGGTGGTTAAAATTGATGAAAGCAGGATTGCTTTAGAGAGAGGTATCCTTAAGCAGATTTTAGTAAGACCCCTAAAATCTTCTTATGAGATTTTAAGAGATTTTGCCAGATTTGACCAATTAACAGGGCTTTTAACCCGGCAATTTGCTGAAAATTTACTAAAGAGAGAATTAACTAATCCTCCTTATTGTTTTGTTTTGGCAGATATAGATAATTTTAAAAAAATTAATGACACCTTTGGGCATCAAGCAGGAGACCAAGTTTTAAAAGAGATTGCCCAAATTATTAAAAACTGCCTTAGAAAAACTGACTTTGCTATTCGGTGGGGTGGGGAAGAATTTGTTTTGTTTTTTAAAAATACCACCATCGATTTAGGAAAACTCATAACAGAACGTATAAGAAGGAAAATATTTGACCATATCATTTATTGGCAAGACCAAGGGTTAAGAGTTACTTTAAGCTTTGGAGTTTGTGGAGCTCCCCCTATTAGACCTTTAGAAAAACTTATTGAAATAACTGATAAAGCCCTTTATCAGGCTAAACGGCTTGGTAAAAATTTAGTATTTAGTTGTAAGGAGTAG
- a CDS encoding HD-GYP domain-containing protein: MLIRQHFYDFEIEELCCQLERCKTLMITVHQICEVLVNLMENRDPFTKDHSEKVAVFSYMLALELGLPPKVADLIHIGGHLHDVGKFSLPDSILKKPGPLTKEEWQLVKQHPVVGAKCFENIKIFQGKGGVIEMILYHHERWDGKGYPYGLRKREIPLSARIIAVADAFSAMIDRRPYREPLSFDLALEELKKVQALNLTQR; this comes from the coding sequence ATGTTAATTAGACAACATTTTTATGATTTTGAAATTGAAGAGCTTTGTTGCCAACTTGAGAGATGTAAAACTTTGATGATTACGGTACATCAAATTTGTGAAGTTTTGGTCAACCTTATGGAGAATAGAGATCCTTTTACTAAAGATCATTCTGAGAAGGTGGCAGTTTTTAGTTATATGCTTGCTTTAGAATTAGGGCTACCTCCAAAGGTTGCAGACCTAATTCACATTGGAGGGCATCTCCATGATGTAGGAAAGTTTTCCTTGCCTGACAGTATTTTAAAAAAGCCAGGACCTTTAACCAAGGAAGAATGGCAATTAGTCAAACAACATCCAGTTGTTGGAGCAAAATGCTTTGAAAATATTAAAATTTTTCAAGGAAAAGGTGGGGTAATAGAAATGATACTTTATCACCATGAAAGATGGGATGGTAAGGGCTATCCTTATGGACTTAGAAAAAGAGAAATACCTCTTTCTGCAAGGATTATAGCTGTGGCTGATGCTTTTTCAGCTATGATAGATAGACGCCCTTACCGAGAACCTCTAAGTTTTGATTTAGCCTTAGAGGAGTTAAAAAAGGTGCAGGCTCTCAATTTGACCCAGAGGTAG
- a CDS encoding PSP1 domain-containing protein, whose translation MYKKENTKGIWLSLGTLKKGFPDQALKLNKPLLKGNYVLAKLPDGRKEVFILTENSYKLPFNVEGIPFVIRKATFKEIKEYEKKLEIEEKGKEFCLQFAKDLGIEMNLVRVDCFFNRSKIIFYYTAEGRIDFRQLVKELARALRMRIEMRQIGVRNETALIGGIGYCGKEFCCAKFLRQFIPLSIRMAKEQGLILDPNKISGPCGRLLCCLAYEEDIYKEFLQDLPKIGNKIRINGEPYKILKYNIFQKVAYLENKEGQIIQIPVSQIKILIEEETEEVMEEEKLKELDEG comes from the coding sequence ATGTATAAAAAGGAAAACACAAAAGGTATTTGGTTAAGTTTAGGAACTCTAAAAAAGGGATTTCCAGACCAAGCTCTTAAACTAAATAAACCTTTGCTTAAAGGAAATTATGTCCTTGCGAAATTACCAGACGGAAGAAAAGAAGTTTTTATTTTAACAGAAAATTCTTATAAATTACCTTTTAATGTAGAAGGTATCCCTTTTGTTATTAGAAAAGCAACCTTTAAGGAGATTAAAGAGTATGAGAAAAAATTAGAAATAGAAGAAAAGGGGAAAGAATTTTGTTTACAATTTGCAAAAGATCTTGGGATAGAAATGAATTTGGTAAGAGTTGATTGTTTCTTTAATAGAAGCAAAATTATCTTTTATTACACCGCAGAAGGAAGGATAGATTTTAGACAATTAGTAAAAGAGCTTGCAAGGGCTTTGAGAATGAGGATTGAAATGAGACAAATCGGGGTCAGAAATGAAACTGCTCTTATAGGAGGAATAGGATATTGTGGGAAAGAATTTTGTTGTGCCAAATTTTTAAGACAATTTATCCCGCTTTCTATTAGAATGGCAAAAGAACAAGGACTTATTTTAGACCCTAATAAAATCTCCGGTCCCTGCGGAAGACTTTTATGTTGTTTGGCTTATGAAGAAGATATTTACAAAGAGTTTTTACAGGATTTACCTAAAATAGGGAACAAAATAAGAATTAATGGAGAGCCCTATAAAATTTTAAAATACAATATTTTCCAAAAGGTAGCCTATTTAGAAAATAAAGAAGGACAAATAATTCAAATTCCAGTTTCCCAAATAAAGATTTTAATAGAAGAAGAAACTGAAGAGGTAATGGAGGAAGAGAAATTAAAAGAACTTGATGAAGGGTAA
- the feoB gene encoding ferrous iron transport protein B, with translation MKEIKIAVVGNPNTGKSSLINAIAKAKLQVGNWPGVTVEKKEAKLSYKEYTLHFIDLPGAYSLTPYSIDEAIARDFLFLEDYDVILCVVDTTNLERNLYFVVQLMELEKPLVLALNMFDEAKRLGYKVDIPLLEQILEVRAVPTVAVKEQGIEELKEALVEVFEKKLVPKRLPYGEDLENLIEKVVFHLKAFNPDLERISLGVIFKILEGDDELINKLGLKFDKKEIENISSHIKTVHEVGLNDYLLDIRYGLATGVTKKVLQRPEIRRETLTEKIDKIVLNRVLGIPLFLLIMWIAFKIAFDVANPYIDFLDKAINEIFKKWIEAGLSSLGAADWLSSLVLDGIVGGVGTVLSFIPIIGMIMLMITFLEATGYMARAAFLMDRIMRSFGLQGKAFIPLLMGFGCNVPSVYACRTMEQEHERKLTMFVIPFMSCGARLPVYALFVSAFFASYSAEVLLFLYVLGIVVALTIATILHKTYFKGVGAPFIMELPPYRMPTLKNLAIHTWLKLRHFVIKAGTWILAFNIIVWMALNLPWKPEKPEDSVLGKLGHVISPVFKPLGFGDWASSASLLTGFPAKEVVVSTMAQIYGGEEEKSEEKSLSFKDDLKDLILTFAEKTKEAGLNLVSSFRVVSISAEVPEEGAGILSELQKRFTPASALSFMVFTLLYFPCMVYAAAVKTEAVSLKFVLQIILVTLTTAWIVSFLVYQFARLIF, from the coding sequence ATGAAAGAAATAAAAATAGCAGTAGTAGGGAATCCAAACACAGGTAAATCAAGTTTGATAAATGCTATTGCTAAAGCCAAACTTCAGGTTGGTAACTGGCCAGGAGTAACTGTTGAAAAGAAAGAAGCGAAACTTTCCTATAAAGAATATACTCTCCATTTTATTGATTTACCCGGTGCCTATAGTCTAACTCCTTACAGCATTGATGAAGCTATTGCCAGGGACTTTCTTTTTCTTGAGGATTATGATGTTATTTTATGTGTGGTTGATACCACCAATCTTGAGAGAAATCTTTATTTTGTAGTTCAGCTTATGGAGCTTGAAAAGCCTTTAGTGCTTGCTTTAAATATGTTTGATGAAGCAAAAAGGCTCGGATATAAGGTTGATATACCACTTTTAGAGCAGATTCTTGAAGTAAGAGCTGTTCCAACGGTTGCAGTAAAAGAGCAAGGAATTGAGGAACTTAAGGAGGCTTTGGTTGAAGTTTTCGAGAAAAAGCTTGTTCCTAAGAGGCTCCCTTATGGAGAGGATTTAGAAAACTTGATAGAAAAAGTTGTATTTCATCTTAAAGCTTTTAATCCAGATTTAGAAAGAATTAGTTTAGGTGTAATTTTTAAGATTTTAGAAGGAGATGATGAATTAATAAACAAATTAGGACTTAAGTTTGATAAAAAGGAGATAGAAAACATAAGTAGTCATATAAAAACTGTTCATGAGGTAGGGCTTAATGATTATCTTCTTGATATAAGATATGGTTTAGCAACAGGAGTTACAAAAAAGGTTCTTCAACGTCCTGAAATTCGTAGAGAAACCCTTACAGAAAAGATTGATAAAATTGTTTTAAATAGGGTCTTAGGTATACCTCTTTTTCTCTTAATTATGTGGATTGCCTTTAAAATTGCATTTGATGTGGCAAATCCTTATATAGATTTTTTAGATAAGGCTATAAATGAGATTTTTAAGAAATGGATAGAGGCTGGACTTTCTTCCCTTGGTGCAGCAGATTGGTTGAGTTCTCTTGTACTTGATGGTATCGTAGGAGGGGTAGGAACGGTATTATCTTTCATTCCTATAATCGGAATGATAATGCTTATGATAACCTTTCTTGAAGCTACAGGATACATGGCAAGAGCAGCCTTTCTTATGGATAGGATTATGCGTTCTTTTGGGCTTCAAGGAAAGGCTTTTATACCTTTACTTATGGGGTTTGGTTGTAATGTGCCCTCAGTTTATGCTTGTAGAACTATGGAACAAGAGCATGAAAGAAAACTTACTATGTTTGTAATACCTTTTATGTCTTGTGGAGCAAGACTTCCTGTTTATGCCTTATTTGTTTCTGCCTTTTTTGCATCTTATTCAGCAGAAGTATTACTTTTTCTTTATGTACTTGGTATCGTAGTAGCTCTTACTATAGCAACTATTCTTCATAAAACTTATTTTAAAGGAGTTGGGGCTCCCTTTATTATGGAGCTTCCACCTTATCGTATGCCTACGCTCAAAAACCTTGCTATTCATACCTGGCTAAAACTAAGACATTTTGTAATAAAAGCAGGAACTTGGATTTTAGCTTTTAATATTATCGTATGGATGGCGTTAAACCTTCCTTGGAAGCCCGAAAAACCTGAAGATTCAGTTTTAGGTAAACTGGGACACGTAATCTCTCCGGTTTTTAAACCTCTTGGATTTGGGGATTGGGCAAGTAGTGCAAGCTTGTTAACAGGATTTCCTGCAAAAGAAGTAGTTGTTTCAACGATGGCTCAAATATACGGAGGAGAAGAAGAAAAAAGCGAAGAAAAGAGCTTATCTTTTAAAGATGACCTAAAAGATTTGATTTTAACCTTTGCTGAAAAAACCAAAGAGGCTGGACTTAATTTAGTTTCTTCTTTTAGGGTGGTAAGTATTTCTGCAGAAGTACCAGAGGAAGGTGCGGGAATTTTATCCGAGCTCCAAAAAAGATTTACCCCTGCTTCAGCCTTATCTTTTATGGTTTTTACTCTTCTTTATTTTCCTTGCATGGTTTATGCAGCAGCGGTTAAGACTGAGGCAGTGTCCTTAAAATTTGTTTTGCAGATCATACTTGTTACCTTAACAACCGCTTGGATAGTATCTTTTTTGGTTTATCAATTTGCAAGATTAATTTTTTAA
- a CDS encoding carbohydrate porin has product MRKRDLAVILSGLTLISAQALPGWGFEVNEKLSFEGTSTIVYQWLDGSNIKSKNRGSGAIDLGLSFKPTENNEFYVLGSFASGNGLKPENVSPFKLKPNADDLEDDVKNINGHKQQDNILELWYAHTFNFSNDTSLKITAGIIDATKYIADNRFADDEITQFMNEVFVDPPANFTPPSYDLGIVAELTKGPFTLRALGMTTKTEIGIPQGEEEAKEGFYQYYALQLGYNLKSKWGEGNYKIFGWYTSNDFYKRNGKGKDSRYGLGVVIDQDLGFIKNPFSKNPIGFFLLGAWEDDDTQVDYDYYISAGFNIPFCFLGREGNEIGIGYAYLDGADKADISNTHAVEAYAKFNLFSYEKLKSDLTLDFQYMKDNYKKSSEDKEGFIVGFRWNLSF; this is encoded by the coding sequence ATGAGAAAAAGGGATTTAGCTGTTATATTAAGTGGATTAACATTGATTAGTGCTCAGGCACTTCCGGGATGGGGTTTTGAAGTAAATGAAAAATTATCCTTTGAAGGGACTTCTACCATAGTTTATCAATGGTTAGATGGATCAAATATTAAAAGTAAAAATAGAGGCTCAGGGGCAATTGACCTTGGGTTAAGCTTTAAACCCACTGAAAATAATGAATTTTATGTTCTTGGAAGCTTTGCAAGTGGAAATGGGCTGAAACCAGAAAATGTTTCCCCCTTTAAACTTAAGCCTAATGCTGATGATTTAGAAGATGATGTAAAAAATATAAATGGACATAAACAGCAAGATAATATTTTAGAACTGTGGTACGCCCATACTTTTAATTTTAGCAATGACACATCTTTAAAAATTACTGCAGGAATTATAGATGCAACAAAATACATTGCTGACAACCGTTTTGCTGATGATGAAATTACTCAATTTATGAATGAGGTTTTTGTAGACCCACCAGCTAATTTTACACCTCCAAGTTATGATTTAGGAATAGTTGCAGAATTAACAAAAGGTCCCTTTACTTTAAGAGCCCTTGGAATGACAACCAAAACTGAAATAGGAATTCCACAAGGAGAAGAAGAAGCAAAAGAAGGGTTTTATCAATATTATGCTCTTCAACTTGGATATAATTTAAAATCAAAATGGGGAGAAGGAAATTATAAAATATTTGGATGGTATACAAGCAATGATTTTTATAAAAGGAATGGAAAAGGTAAAGATTCTCGCTATGGTTTAGGAGTAGTAATTGACCAAGATCTTGGATTTATTAAAAATCCCTTTAGTAAAAATCCAATCGGATTTTTCTTACTCGGTGCTTGGGAGGATGATGATACCCAAGTTGATTATGATTATTACATTTCAGCAGGCTTTAATATACCTTTCTGCTTTCTTGGTAGAGAAGGAAATGAAATAGGTATTGGATATGCCTATTTAGATGGAGCTGATAAAGCAGACATTTCTAATACACATGCTGTTGAGGCTTATGCAAAATTTAATCTATTTTCCTATGAGAAGCTAAAATCTGATTTAACTTTAGATTTTCAATACATGAAAGATAATTATAAAAAAAGTAGCGAAGATAAAGAAGGATTTATAGTTGGATTTAGATGGAATCTTTCTTTTTAA
- a CDS encoding histidinol phosphate phosphatase domain-containing protein, with protein MIDFHCHSTFSDGELIPAEIWRRVKVLGYSAIAITDHADHSNFEFIIKSLLKIKNVFQGLKPRLIVGIELTHVPPEFIPELIKDSRKCGAEIVVVHGETIVEPVAEGTNLSAILGGADILAHPGLIKDEEVKLAAEKGVFLEISGRKGHCFTNGHVVSLAKKYGANLIINSDAHSPSDLLTKELALKIGLGAGLTLEEVEKIWEIAKKKFL; from the coding sequence ATGATAGATTTTCATTGCCATTCAACTTTTAGTGATGGAGAACTTATTCCTGCTGAAATATGGAGAAGAGTAAAAGTTTTAGGATATTCAGCTATAGCTATTACAGATCATGCAGATCATTCCAATTTTGAATTTATTATTAAAAGTTTATTAAAAATAAAAAATGTATTTCAAGGCTTAAAACCTCGGCTTATTGTAGGAATAGAGTTAACCCATGTCCCTCCAGAATTTATTCCAGAACTTATAAAAGATTCAAGAAAATGCGGAGCAGAAATTGTAGTGGTTCACGGAGAAACAATTGTAGAACCAGTTGCAGAGGGCACTAACCTTTCGGCTATACTTGGAGGAGCAGATATTTTAGCTCATCCCGGGCTTATAAAAGATGAGGAAGTAAAATTAGCTGCTGAAAAGGGAGTATTTTTAGAAATTTCTGGAAGAAAAGGTCATTGTTTCACAAATGGACATGTTGTTTCTCTTGCCAAAAAATATGGTGCCAATTTAATAATTAATTCTGATGCTCATAGCCCTTCTGATCTTTTAACCAAAGAACTTGCTTTAAAAATTGGATTAGGAGCAGGCCTTACCTTAGAAGAAGTAGAAAAAATATGGGAAATAGCAAAGAAGAAATTCTTGTAA
- the metG gene encoding methionine--tRNA ligase: MKGKKMMRIYLTTPIYYVNAYPHLGHAYTTILVDSLARFYLLKGWKVFFLTGTDEHGDKIQKSAKDKGKEPHVFVDEISLAFKITWDYFGIIYNKFIRTTSQEHKKVVQYILQKLYEKGEIYLDEYEGLYCIGCERFLTSKELDEEGKCKDHKIYPQHIKEKNYFFNLEKYRAWLKDYISKNDLIYPEFYKEEVLNMLEEELPPLCISRPKARLSWGIELPFDSNYVTYVWFDALINYLSGIGYPENPEWKDWWINAHHFIAKDILRPHAIYWPIMLKAMELPIYKKLLVHGYWLVDKLKMSKSLGNIVDPIEVAKKFGKDQLRYFLLREMAFGYDADFNISSFITKINADLANDYGNLIYRTLNLVEKYFESKVPSLDELKDIDKEFLEEVRSALIEYEKYFSQFLFYKALERLWEAIRRGNVYIDRTTPWSEIKKKNEKRAGTIIRVLLESIKSFAIALYPVMPETSKILLNNLSLSENEINWENVFRFNLLKTGAQISKGKPLYPRIEKIPEVS; this comes from the coding sequence ATGAAGGGTAAAAAAATGATGAGGATATACCTTACTACACCAATTTACTATGTTAATGCTTATCCCCATTTGGGGCATGCTTATACTACAATTTTAGTAGATTCTTTAGCACGCTTTTATCTTTTAAAGGGCTGGAAAGTTTTTTTTCTTACAGGAACAGATGAACATGGGGATAAAATCCAAAAATCTGCAAAAGATAAGGGAAAAGAACCTCATGTCTTTGTAGATGAAATAAGTTTAGCTTTTAAAATTACCTGGGACTACTTTGGAATAATTTATAACAAGTTTATTAGAACAACCTCCCAGGAACATAAAAAAGTTGTCCAATATATTTTGCAAAAACTTTATGAAAAAGGAGAAATATATCTTGACGAATATGAGGGACTTTATTGTATTGGTTGTGAGAGATTTTTAACTTCAAAAGAACTTGATGAAGAGGGAAAATGCAAAGATCATAAAATTTATCCACAACATATAAAAGAAAAAAATTATTTTTTTAATTTAGAAAAATATAGAGCTTGGTTAAAGGATTATATTTCTAAAAATGATTTAATTTATCCGGAATTTTATAAAGAGGAAGTTTTAAATATGCTTGAAGAAGAACTTCCACCCCTTTGTATTTCCCGTCCTAAGGCAAGACTTTCTTGGGGAATAGAGCTTCCCTTTGATTCTAATTATGTAACCTATGTATGGTTTGATGCTTTAATTAATTATCTTTCTGGAATAGGCTATCCTGAAAATCCAGAATGGAAAGATTGGTGGATAAATGCCCATCATTTTATTGCAAAAGATATTTTAAGGCCCCATGCTATTTATTGGCCCATTATGCTTAAAGCAATGGAACTTCCTATTTATAAAAAACTTCTTGTGCATGGATATTGGTTAGTTGATAAATTAAAAATGTCTAAATCCTTAGGTAATATTGTTGATCCCATTGAGGTTGCTAAAAAATTTGGGAAGGATCAGTTAAGATACTTTCTTTTAAGAGAAATGGCATTTGGCTATGACGCAGACTTTAATATTTCTTCTTTCATAACGAAAATAAATGCAGATTTAGCTAATGATTACGGAAATCTAATTTATCGCACCCTTAATCTGGTTGAAAAATATTTCGAAAGTAAAGTTCCTTCCTTAGATGAGCTAAAAGATATAGATAAAGAATTTTTAGAAGAAGTAAGGTCTGCACTTATAGAATATGAAAAATATTTTTCTCAATTTCTTTTTTATAAAGCTTTAGAAAGACTTTGGGAAGCTATAAGAAGAGGAAATGTTTATATAGATAGGACTACTCCTTGGAGTGAAATAAAAAAGAAAAATGAAAAAAGGGCTGGAACCATTATAAGAGTGCTTTTAGAAAGTATTAAAAGTTTTGCAATTGCTCTCTACCCAGTTATGCCTGAAACCTCTAAAATTCTTTTAAATAACTTATCTTTAAGCGAAAATGAGATTAATTGGGAAAATGTTTTTAGATTTAATTTACTTAAAACCGGAGCTCAAATAAGCAAAGGAAAACCTTTATATCCAAGAATTGAAAAGATACCTGAGGTTTCTTAA
- a CDS encoding NifB/NifX family molybdenum-iron cluster-binding protein: MKVAIAALGNSVDAAYARYFATATHYFIYDTETGEVEVMENTARNLPAGRGVTLADTLIKKGVKAVVVELIGPRPFNMLKDAEVKVYPGPKLKVQDVLNAVKAGELASPLTAPTEEPHAGEHGACEEEVK, translated from the coding sequence ATGAAAGTAGCAATTGCAGCCTTAGGAAATTCCGTTGATGCAGCTTATGCTCGCTATTTTGCTACTGCTACCCATTATTTTATTTATGATACAGAAACTGGAGAAGTAGAGGTGATGGAAAATACTGCAAGGAACCTTCCAGCCGGAAGAGGGGTGACCTTAGCTGATACTCTTATTAAAAAGGGAGTTAAAGCGGTTGTGGTTGAACTTATCGGTCCAAGACCTTTTAACATGCTTAAGGATGCAGAAGTTAAGGTTTATCCAGGACCAAAACTAAAAGTTCAAGATGTATTGAATGCGGTTAAAGCTGGAGAACTTGCTTCTCCTTTGACAGCCCCAACAGAAGAACCACATGCTGGAGAACATGGCGCATGCGAGGAAGAAGTTAAATAA
- a CDS encoding FeoA family protein, with protein MSGKRNEIVPLGLLREGEVGEIYSLPDLSLEAEFWGGPGGWGGWGHCFRRRRRFCQRISSMGLKPGQIVEVKQNRPGNPMLLKVGETFIALSRRVAMGIKVIKRG; from the coding sequence ATGTCTGGAAAGAGAAACGAAATAGTTCCTTTAGGACTTTTAAGAGAGGGAGAGGTAGGGGAAATTTATTCTCTTCCTGATCTAAGTTTAGAGGCTGAATTTTGGGGTGGTCCAGGAGGTTGGGGTGGTTGGGGGCATTGTTTTAGAAGGAGAAGAAGGTTTTGCCAAAGGATAAGTTCTATGGGATTAAAACCTGGGCAAATAGTTGAAGTAAAACAAAACAGACCCGGTAATCCTATGCTTCTTAAAGTAGGAGAAACTTTTATAGCTCTAAGCAGAAGGGTAGCTATGGGAATAAAAGTAATAAAAAGAGGGTAA